The Polaribacter tangerinus genome has a segment encoding these proteins:
- a CDS encoding efflux RND transporter periplasmic adaptor subunit codes for MKKIYTILLFTTALLVTACNTKVNNVAADTTSSVKVKVAQATLLNANSNLAVSGKIKAVNSADVSTRIMGFVNKVYVKVGDKVTKGQILVAINNADLQAKKEQVHSAIVSAETTLKNVRKNYNRYKNLFDTQSISQKEMDDMKTNYLMAKAQLDLVKAQQREINAQFAYTNITAPFNGVITSKNIEVGAMANPGVSLLSIENSANFEVIAMVPESEIANIKNEMAVNVLVKSISKEVPGRVVEVSSSAKNSGTQYLVKVKLEKSNKALLSGMFATVQFPINKKSAEQTVVIDKKALVTKGQLTGVYTVGNNKKALLRWLRLGKDYNNTIEVLSGIQANETYIISANEKLYNGVKISIQ; via the coding sequence ATGAAAAAAATATATACAATTTTACTGTTTACAACAGCTTTATTAGTTACAGCTTGTAACACAAAAGTAAATAATGTGGCGGCAGATACTACTAGTTCAGTAAAAGTAAAAGTAGCCCAAGCTACACTGTTAAATGCTAACTCTAACTTGGCAGTAAGTGGTAAAATTAAAGCAGTAAATAGTGCAGATGTTAGCACAAGAATTATGGGTTTTGTAAATAAAGTGTATGTAAAAGTAGGCGACAAAGTAACAAAAGGACAAATATTGGTTGCCATAAATAATGCTGATTTACAAGCTAAAAAAGAGCAAGTTCATTCGGCCATTGTTAGTGCAGAAACTACATTAAAAAATGTTCGTAAAAACTACAATCGATATAAAAATTTATTTGATACCCAGAGTATTTCTCAAAAAGAAATGGATGATATGAAAACAAATTACTTAATGGCAAAAGCTCAATTAGATCTTGTAAAAGCTCAACAAAGAGAGATTAATGCACAGTTTGCCTATACAAATATTACCGCTCCTTTTAATGGTGTTATAACCTCAAAAAATATAGAAGTCGGCGCAATGGCAAACCCAGGAGTCTCTTTATTGAGTATAGAGAATTCTGCTAATTTCGAGGTTATTGCAATGGTGCCAGAATCTGAAATAGCAAATATTAAAAATGAGATGGCTGTAAATGTCTTGGTAAAATCCATTTCAAAAGAAGTGCCAGGTAGGGTAGTAGAGGTAAGCAGTTCTGCAAAAAATTCTGGTACTCAGTATTTAGTAAAAGTAAAGTTAGAGAAGAGCAATAAAGCTCTCTTATCGGGAATGTTTGCAACTGTTCAGTTTCCTATAAATAAAAAATCTGCAGAGCAAACAGTAGTAATCGACAAAAAAGCTTTGGTTACAAAAGGGCAATTAACAGGAGTTTATACTGTTGGTAATAATAAAAAAGCTCTTTTAAGATGGCTGCGTTTGGGTAAAGATTACAACAATACCATAGAAGTTCTTTCTGGTATTCAAGCAAATGAAACCTATATTATTTCTGCAAATGAAAAGCTTTATAACGGAGTAAAAATATCAATTCAATAA
- a CDS encoding cell division protein FtsX codes for MASKFESYQKRRLASSYISVVISIALVLFMVGVLGLVLLKSTLVTNRVKEKVAITLFLKDKVTSKQINTFKASLQAEDFTKRVVFTSKKQAAKNYSKEIGEDFMQFLGENPLKNGIDIFLKAPYVTPEKMQALEAKFLKNAFVAEVSYDKILIDLITKNIKKISFWLLVVSGFFSLIAVILINSSIRLSIYSKRFNIKTMQMVGATKGFIRKPFIWQSIKLGFIGAFIALVGLAIVFYYLDKFAPSLGFLEDYNTMLYLVGGVISAAFIITLISTFFATQRFLNLRTDQLYY; via the coding sequence ATGGCATCTAAATTTGAGTCTTATCAAAAAAGACGCTTAGCATCTTCCTATATTTCCGTAGTAATTAGCATTGCTTTGGTGTTGTTTATGGTAGGTGTTTTGGGTTTAGTTTTGTTAAAATCTACCTTGGTAACAAACAGAGTTAAAGAAAAAGTTGCCATTACCTTATTTTTAAAAGATAAAGTAACCAGCAAGCAAATTAACACTTTTAAAGCCTCTTTACAAGCAGAAGATTTTACTAAAAGAGTCGTTTTTACATCTAAAAAGCAAGCAGCAAAAAATTACAGTAAAGAAATTGGCGAAGATTTTATGCAATTTTTAGGAGAAAATCCCTTAAAAAACGGAATCGATATTTTTTTAAAAGCCCCTTATGTTACCCCAGAAAAAATGCAAGCGTTAGAGGCAAAATTTTTAAAAAATGCCTTTGTTGCTGAAGTTTCCTACGATAAAATTTTAATAGATTTAATTACTAAAAATATAAAAAAAATTAGCTTTTGGTTACTCGTAGTAAGTGGTTTTTTTAGCCTTATTGCGGTTATATTAATTAACAGTTCTATTAGACTGTCTATTTATTCGAAACGCTTTAATATTAAAACCATGCAAATGGTAGGGGCAACCAAAGGATTTATAAGAAAACCCTTTATTTGGCAAAGTATAAAATTAGGCTTTATAGGTGCTTTTATAGCGCTTGTTGGTTTGGCTATTGTATTTTATTACTTAGATAAATTTGCACCTAGCTTAGGTTTTTTAGAAGATTATAATACCATGTTATATTTGGTAGGAGGTGTAATTTCTGCAGCGTTTATAATTACCTTAATTAGTACTTTTTTTGCTACACAACGTTTTTTAAACTTAAGAACAGACCAACTTTATTATTAA
- the truB gene encoding tRNA pseudouridine(55) synthase TruB has translation MITEENFKDGQVLLIDKPLTWTSFQVVNKIRWEIKQRFNLKKIKVGHAGTLDPLATGLLILCTGKQTKNINTYQGQIKEYTGTFTIGATTPSYDLETAIDKTFETAHITKDLLQNTCAQFIGEINQKPPIFSAIKKDGKRLYELARKGESTEIKTRKVTVLEFEITAIKMPNVSFRIVCSKGTYIRSLAFDYGKALNSGAHLSALRRTKIGQFSVEKALSVNEFISNLKS, from the coding sequence ATGATAACGGAAGAGAATTTTAAAGATGGCCAAGTTTTATTAATCGATAAACCATTAACTTGGACTTCCTTTCAGGTAGTAAACAAAATACGCTGGGAAATTAAACAGCGTTTCAACTTAAAAAAAATAAAAGTTGGGCATGCTGGTACTTTAGATCCTCTAGCAACAGGTTTGTTAATACTTTGTACAGGAAAGCAAACTAAAAATATAAATACGTATCAAGGTCAAATTAAAGAGTATACAGGTACGTTTACCATTGGCGCAACTACACCAAGTTACGATTTAGAAACAGCTATAGACAAAACATTTGAAACAGCTCATATTACCAAAGATTTATTACAGAATACCTGTGCTCAATTTATAGGAGAAATAAACCAGAAACCACCTATTTTTTCTGCAATTAAAAAAGATGGAAAACGCTTGTATGAACTCGCCAGAAAAGGAGAGTCTACAGAAATTAAAACTAGAAAAGTAACCGTTTTAGAGTTTGAAATAACTGCTATAAAAATGCCAAACGTTTCTTTTAGAATTGTATGTAGTAAAGGTACATATATTCGTTCTTTAGCTTTTGATTATGGTAAAGCATTAAACTCCGGCGCACATTTATCTGCTTTAAGGAGAACTAAAATAGGACAATTCTCTGTTGAAAAGGCACTTTCTGTGAACGAATTTATAAGTAATTTAAAAAGTTAG
- the rnpA gene encoding ribonuclease P protein component, with amino-acid sequence MKNTLGKEERLKSKKLIEKLYLEGESMKAFPLRMMYVKTTHTSNFPCQVGVSVSKRNFKHAVKRNRIKRLLRETYRLQKEIVYNALEEPYVFMISYLGKEEISYQEMYLKMEKLLRLFISKTQNKNNEKNKNE; translated from the coding sequence ATGAAAAATACCTTAGGCAAGGAAGAGAGACTAAAGAGTAAAAAGCTCATAGAAAAACTTTATTTAGAAGGAGAGTCTATGAAGGCTTTTCCGCTTAGAATGATGTATGTAAAAACGACACATACCTCAAATTTCCCTTGTCAGGTTGGTGTATCTGTTTCCAAACGAAATTTTAAACACGCTGTAAAAAGAAACAGAATTAAAAGGCTACTCAGAGAAACTTACCGATTACAAAAAGAAATTGTTTACAACGCTCTAGAAGAACCTTATGTTTTTATGATTTCATATCTCGGTAAAGAAGAAATTTCTTACCAAGAAATGTATTTAAAAATGGAAAAACTTTTACGATTATTTATCAGTAAAACCCAAAATAAGAACAATGAGAAAAATAAAAATGAATAA
- a CDS encoding DUF3098 domain-containing protein — protein sequence MKEKNTKKPAFLFAKNNYIIMIIGLLVIALGFIFMAGGGSDNPEVFNEEIYNWQRIRLAPTLVIIGLGIQIYAILATPKK from the coding sequence ATGAAAGAAAAAAATACAAAAAAACCAGCTTTTTTGTTTGCTAAAAACAACTATATTATCATGATTATTGGTCTTTTAGTAATAGCACTTGGCTTTATTTTTATGGCAGGTGGCGGTAGTGATAATCCAGAAGTTTTTAACGAAGAAATTTATAATTGGCAACGTATTCGTTTAGCACCTACATTAGTAATAATAGGTTTGGGAATACAAATTTATGCAATTCTAGCAACGCCTAAAAAGTAA
- a CDS encoding YgaP family membrane protein yields MLQKYFRVIVGTMVLLSVVLTNYVSQYFIWFTVFIGVNLIQSAFTKWCLLEKILIKLGVKGEGASCSSC; encoded by the coding sequence ATGTTACAAAAGTATTTTAGAGTAATTGTGGGTACAATGGTTTTATTAAGTGTAGTGCTTACCAACTATGTAAGTCAATATTTTATATGGTTTACAGTTTTTATTGGGGTAAATTTAATTCAGTCTGCTTTTACTAAATGGTGTCTGTTAGAAAAAATCCTTATTAAGTTAGGAGTTAAAGGCGAAGGAGCTAGTTGTAGTTCTTGTTAG
- a CDS encoding TolC family protein, with protein MKKSKFIIVLALFFIGLNSNAQNTIAITKEAILEATLSNNLSLKIVGKESEKAVADFKQSNALFLPNITASHTGFTTTNPLMAFGSKLNQEILTASDFNPTLLNNPSRTQNFATRIAVEQPLINLDGVYERKAAKSKIEAMALQTIRTKEHLTLEVAKAYMQLQLSYKALQVATQALQTTQEHYRIAHQNFKQGLLQKASVLNIEVRLTEVKNHLQTAKSNVQNASDYISFLMNNKETNIYKPQDSLSVFANVNLSEKISEDRADIQAMGLSVKGNEAINKATKMSFLPRVNAFATYELYDNAIFTGNASGYLIGAAVTWNIFEGSKKIGKLQKSKAVLETSKLAYQEYVSKSNLEFNKAQRMLLDLENKLELTQLAVQQSKESLRIRTNRFKEGLEKSAELLQSETQYAQKQLEYYKTIFEYNYTVAYLAFLAKE; from the coding sequence ATGAAGAAAAGTAAATTTATAATCGTTTTAGCTTTATTTTTTATTGGGTTAAATAGCAATGCTCAAAATACAATTGCTATTACTAAAGAGGCAATACTAGAAGCAACGCTATCTAATAATTTGTCTTTAAAAATTGTTGGGAAAGAGTCGGAAAAAGCAGTAGCAGATTTTAAACAGTCCAATGCGTTGTTTTTGCCCAACATAACTGCAAGTCATACTGGTTTTACAACTACAAACCCTTTAATGGCTTTTGGTTCTAAATTAAATCAAGAAATTTTAACAGCTTCAGACTTCAATCCTACGTTATTAAATAACCCTAGCCGAACACAAAATTTTGCAACAAGAATTGCTGTAGAGCAACCGCTTATAAATTTAGATGGTGTATACGAGCGTAAGGCTGCAAAATCTAAAATTGAGGCAATGGCATTGCAAACAATTCGTACCAAAGAACATCTTACTTTAGAAGTAGCAAAAGCGTATATGCAATTACAATTATCTTATAAAGCATTACAAGTTGCTACACAAGCATTACAAACTACTCAAGAGCACTATCGAATTGCACATCAAAATTTTAAACAAGGCTTACTGCAAAAAGCATCGGTCTTAAACATTGAAGTTAGACTTACAGAGGTTAAAAACCACCTTCAAACAGCCAAAAGTAATGTGCAAAATGCTTCAGATTATATTTCTTTTTTAATGAATAATAAGGAAACAAATATTTACAAACCTCAAGATTCTTTGTCTGTTTTTGCAAACGTAAATTTATCTGAAAAAATTTCAGAAGACAGAGCAGATATTCAAGCAATGGGTTTATCGGTAAAAGGTAATGAAGCAATAAACAAAGCAACTAAAATGTCTTTTTTACCACGTGTAAATGCATTTGCTACTTATGAACTATATGACAATGCTATTTTTACTGGTAATGCTTCTGGTTATTTAATTGGTGCAGCAGTAACATGGAATATTTTTGAAGGTTCAAAAAAAATTGGCAAACTACAAAAAAGTAAGGCTGTTTTAGAAACTTCTAAATTGGCTTACCAAGAGTATGTTTCTAAAAGCAATCTAGAATTTAATAAAGCACAGCGTATGTTATTAGACCTAGAAAATAAGTTAGAATTAACCCAATTGGCTGTTCAACAATCTAAAGAATCTTTACGAATTAGAACAAATAGATTTAAAGAAGGATTAGAAAAATCTGCAGAGCTATTACAATCAGAAACACAATATGCTCAAAAACAATTAGAATATTACAAAACCATATTCGAGTACAACTACACGGTGGCTTATTTGGCCTTTTTAGCAAAAGAATAA
- a CDS encoding methyltransferase domain-containing protein, with protein MEFSADFWNNKYENNKIGWDLGEVSPPLKTYFNQLENKQIKILIPGGGNSYEAEYLYKNGFKNVFVVDVSKIALDNIKKRVPDFPESNLIYANFFDVNDTFDLVIEQTFFCAISPELRSKYAFKMNSILKPNAKLVGLLFDAVLNDNHPPFGGSKKEYLSYFEPYFTSIKMEPCYNSFSSRQGMELFVKLIK; from the coding sequence ATGGAGTTTTCTGCAGATTTTTGGAACAATAAATATGAAAACAATAAGATTGGTTGGGATTTGGGAGAGGTTTCTCCACCTCTAAAAACTTATTTTAACCAATTAGAAAACAAACAAATTAAAATTTTAATTCCTGGTGGAGGAAACTCTTACGAAGCGGAGTACCTTTATAAAAATGGTTTCAAAAATGTTTTTGTAGTTGATGTTTCTAAAATTGCATTAGATAACATAAAAAAAAGAGTTCCAGATTTTCCTGAATCAAACTTAATTTATGCCAATTTTTTTGATGTAAATGATACTTTCGATTTGGTTATTGAGCAAACATTTTTTTGTGCTATTAGTCCTGAGTTAAGGTCTAAATACGCTTTTAAAATGAACTCTATTCTAAAACCAAATGCCAAACTAGTAGGGCTACTTTTCGATGCTGTTTTAAATGATAATCATCCACCTTTTGGTGGTAGTAAAAAAGAGTACCTTTCGTATTTCGAGCCGTATTTTACTAGTATAAAAATGGAACCTTGTTATAATTCTTTTTCTAGTAGGCAAGGTATGGAGTTGTTTGTAAAACTTATAAAATAG
- a CDS encoding undecaprenyl-diphosphate phosphatase has protein sequence MDVLEAIILGVIQGFTEFLPVSSSGHLELAKAILGDTSVPEESLTFTVILHFATALSTLVVFKNEVLEIVNGLFQFRWNESFKFSLKIILSMIPAVIVGLLFEEQLAAFFGGKILLVGCMLLLTAFLLLLADKAKNTNKEVSFLNSVIIGVAQAIAMLPGISRSGATISTSVLLRIDRTKAAKFSFLMVVPLIFGKIGKDVLSGDINFMSSEITPMIVGFLAAFFSGLLACKWMISLVKKSKLSYFSIYCAIVGSIAIGYVLLN, from the coding sequence ATGGATGTTTTAGAAGCCATAATTCTTGGTGTAATTCAGGGTTTTACAGAGTTTTTGCCCGTTTCCTCTAGCGGACATTTAGAGTTGGCAAAAGCCATTTTAGGAGATACTTCTGTGCCAGAAGAAAGCTTAACCTTTACTGTAATTTTACATTTTGCAACCGCATTAAGCACATTGGTTGTTTTTAAAAACGAAGTCTTAGAAATTGTAAATGGACTTTTTCAGTTTCGGTGGAATGAGTCGTTTAAATTTTCGTTGAAAATAATTTTATCTATGATACCTGCTGTAATAGTTGGTTTACTTTTCGAAGAGCAATTAGCCGCATTTTTTGGAGGTAAAATTTTGTTAGTAGGTTGCATGCTATTGCTTACCGCATTTTTATTGTTATTAGCAGATAAGGCAAAAAACACCAATAAAGAGGTGTCATTTTTAAATTCGGTAATTATTGGTGTTGCACAAGCCATTGCTATGTTACCAGGTATTTCTAGATCGGGAGCCACAATTTCTACGTCAGTATTATTAAGAATAGACAGAACAAAAGCCGCTAAATTTTCTTTTTTAATGGTAGTACCTCTAATTTTTGGTAAAATTGGTAAAGACGTTTTAAGTGGAGATATTAATTTTATGTCATCTGAAATTACACCTATGATAGTCGGTTTTTTAGCAGCATTTTTTTCGGGCTTACTTGCGTGTAAATGGATGATTTCTTTAGTTAAAAAAAGTAAACTATCTTATTTCTCTATCTATTGTGCTATTGTAGGTTCTATAGCCATTGGTTATGTTCTCTTAAATTAA
- a CDS encoding acyl-CoA dehydrogenase family protein has product MKPDLFTAPDYYNIDALLSDEHKLVRTAARDWVKKEISPIIETYAQKATFPKHLLKGLAEIGAFGSYIPQEYGGAGLDQISYGLLMQEIERGDSGIRSTASVQSSLVMYPIFAYGNEAQRKKYLPKLASGEWIGSFGLTEPNHGSNPGAMETNFKDKGDYYLLNGAKMWISNAPFCNIAVVWAKDENGRINGLLVERGMEGFTTPETHNKWSLRASATGELIFDNVKVPKENLLPNKSGLGAPLGCLDSARYGIAWGAIGAAMDCYDTALRYAKERMQFGKPIAQFQLQQKKLAEMITEITKAQLLTWRLGTLKNENKASSAQISMAKRNNVEMALNIAREARQILGGMGISGEYSIMRHMMNLESVITYEGTHDIHLLITGLDITNLNAFK; this is encoded by the coding sequence ATGAAGCCAGATCTTTTTACAGCACCTGACTATTACAATATTGATGCCCTTTTGTCTGATGAGCATAAACTCGTTAGAACTGCTGCTAGAGATTGGGTTAAAAAAGAAATTTCTCCAATTATAGAAACGTATGCACAAAAAGCTACTTTTCCAAAACATCTTTTAAAAGGATTGGCAGAAATTGGAGCGTTTGGCTCTTACATTCCCCAAGAATACGGCGGTGCTGGGCTAGATCAAATTTCTTATGGCCTATTAATGCAAGAAATAGAACGTGGCGACTCTGGCATTCGCTCTACTGCCTCTGTGCAATCTTCGTTAGTAATGTACCCTATTTTTGCTTATGGAAATGAAGCACAACGTAAAAAATATTTACCAAAACTAGCTTCGGGCGAATGGATTGGCAGTTTCGGATTAACAGAACCAAACCACGGGTCTAATCCGGGAGCAATGGAAACAAATTTTAAAGATAAAGGCGATTATTATTTATTGAATGGTGCAAAAATGTGGATTTCTAATGCCCCCTTTTGCAACATTGCTGTGGTTTGGGCAAAAGATGAAAACGGTAGAATTAATGGATTACTAGTAGAGCGTGGAATGGAGGGATTTACAACTCCAGAAACACACAACAAATGGTCTTTAAGAGCCTCTGCAACCGGAGAGTTAATTTTTGATAATGTAAAAGTGCCTAAAGAAAATTTACTGCCAAACAAATCTGGCCTTGGTGCTCCTTTGGGTTGTTTAGACTCTGCTAGATATGGCATTGCATGGGGAGCAATCGGTGCCGCTATGGATTGTTATGATACTGCTTTACGGTATGCAAAAGAACGCATGCAATTTGGCAAACCAATTGCACAGTTTCAATTACAACAAAAAAAATTAGCAGAAATGATTACCGAAATTACAAAGGCTCAATTGCTAACATGGCGTTTAGGAACTCTAAAAAATGAAAATAAAGCAAGCTCTGCACAAATTTCAATGGCCAAAAGAAATAATGTAGAAATGGCTTTAAATATTGCAAGAGAGGCAAGGCAAATTTTGGGTGGAATGGGTATTTCAGGTGAATATTCTATCATGAGACACATGATGAATTTAGAAAGTGTAATTACCTACGAAGGTACACACGATATCCATTTACTAATTACAGGCTTAGATATTACCAATTTAAATGCTTTTAAATAA
- a CDS encoding efflux RND transporter permease subunit — protein sequence MKEGFAGKIAKVFMQSKLTVLLMIVFMVVGVYSSYLIPREEEPQIDVPMADIFVGYPGASPIEVESRVIKPLEQLISNIKGVEYVYATAMKEQAMVIVQFYVGEDIERSFVKLYNEINKHMDKLPKGVTLPLVKTRAIDDVPMLGLTLWSENYSDYELGKIAQELETEIKKVNDVAITHKIGGRNRQLRVVLDKDKLAASGLDFLSVSKMIQVNNTQLSAGSFDKNDTEYLVNSGNFLTNVTDVENLVVGVQANKPIYLKQIAKIIDGPEIPQNYVSLGFGKGSEKANTYNSDYPAVTISIAKRKGADAMKIAAVILDKVKHLRKNLLPDDVHVEITRNYGETASHKVSELLLHLMGSIVAVTLVVMLAMGWRGGLVVFLSVPITFALTLLSYYLMDYTLNRITLFALVFVTGIVVDDSIIIAENMHRHFKMKRLPFKQAALYAINEVGNPTILATFTVIASVLPMAFVSGLMGPYMAPMPIGASIAMILSLFVALTITPYLGLIFLREKDKKKQEEKEDKPIENTFIYKIYNRLERPLLENKTYRWLFLGGTFAVLLATMLLFFTNSVAVKMLPFDNKNEFQVVIDMPEGTTLERTAVVAKEISLFLATRPEVVNFQNYIGTSAPITFNGLVRHYDLRGGSNMADIQVNLIDKSQRSIQSHDIAKLLRPEIQKIAQKFNANVKLVEVPPGPPVLSTIVAEVYGPNYDEQINIANQVQQILQNTNDVVDIDWMVEADRTEYVFNINKEKAMLYGVAPQQISYTLNMALSNTAITTLYDENAVHQVGLILSLEEKEKASISAISQLKVTSELGIMVPISDLVTIEEVPSAKSIYRKNQQRVVYVLADMAGELESPAYAILGMDKKLKEVILPKGYTLSEMYMGQPEQEDNYTVKWDGEWQITLEVFRDLGIAFLGALILIYILIVGWFQNFKAPIVMMVAVPLSLIGIVLGHWVMGAFFTATSFIGMIALAGIMVRNSVLLIDFINLRTAEGIPLKQAAIEAGAVRTTPILLTAGTVVIGAFVILFDPIFQGLAISLMGGTIVSTVLTLLVVPLVYYMIEKKNFK from the coding sequence ATGAAAGAAGGTTTCGCTGGTAAAATTGCCAAAGTCTTTATGCAGTCTAAGTTAACAGTGTTGTTGATGATTGTATTTATGGTGGTTGGTGTGTATAGTTCTTATTTAATACCTAGAGAGGAAGAGCCACAAATAGATGTGCCAATGGCCGATATTTTTGTGGGATATCCAGGGGCAAGTCCTATTGAAGTAGAATCTCGAGTTATAAAGCCATTAGAACAATTAATATCTAATATAAAAGGGGTAGAATATGTTTATGCCACTGCCATGAAAGAGCAAGCAATGGTAATTGTACAGTTTTATGTTGGCGAGGATATTGAGCGATCTTTTGTAAAGTTATATAATGAAATAAATAAGCATATGGATAAGTTACCAAAAGGAGTTACGCTTCCTTTGGTAAAAACACGCGCTATTGATGATGTGCCAATGCTAGGACTAACTTTATGGAGCGAAAATTATAGCGATTATGAGTTAGGTAAAATAGCACAAGAGTTAGAGACAGAAATAAAAAAAGTAAATGACGTAGCCATTACGCACAAAATAGGTGGTAGAAATAGGCAACTACGTGTTGTTTTAGATAAAGATAAATTGGCAGCTAGCGGTTTAGATTTTTTGTCTGTTTCTAAAATGATACAAGTAAATAATACGCAATTAAGTGCAGGAAGTTTCGATAAAAATGATACCGAATATCTTGTAAATTCAGGTAATTTTCTAACAAATGTAACCGATGTAGAAAATCTAGTAGTTGGTGTACAAGCCAATAAACCTATTTACTTAAAGCAAATTGCTAAAATTATTGATGGTCCAGAAATACCTCAAAATTATGTGAGTTTAGGTTTTGGAAAAGGAAGTGAAAAAGCAAACACTTACAATTCAGATTATCCTGCGGTAACAATTTCTATTGCCAAAAGAAAAGGGGCAGATGCTATGAAAATTGCAGCTGTTATTTTAGACAAAGTAAAGCATTTACGTAAAAACTTATTGCCAGATGATGTTCATGTAGAAATAACTAGAAACTATGGCGAAACTGCTTCACACAAAGTTTCGGAACTGTTATTACACCTTATGGGCTCTATTGTTGCAGTAACTTTAGTAGTAATGTTAGCCATGGGCTGGAGAGGTGGATTGGTGGTGTTTTTATCGGTGCCAATTACTTTTGCTTTAACACTTTTAAGTTACTATTTAATGGATTATACCTTAAATAGAATTACGCTTTTTGCCCTTGTTTTTGTAACTGGTATTGTGGTAGACGACTCTATTATTATTGCAGAAAATATGCATAGGCATTTTAAAATGAAGCGACTACCGTTTAAGCAAGCTGCTTTGTATGCAATTAATGAGGTTGGAAATCCAACGATACTTGCCACATTTACAGTTATTGCATCGGTTTTACCAATGGCTTTTGTATCTGGATTGATGGGGCCATATATGGCGCCAATGCCAATAGGAGCGTCTATTGCCATGATATTATCTCTTTTTGTAGCTTTAACGATTACACCATATTTAGGCTTGATTTTTTTAAGAGAAAAAGATAAAAAGAAACAAGAAGAAAAAGAAGATAAGCCTATTGAAAATACATTTATCTACAAAATTTACAATAGGTTAGAAAGACCTTTATTAGAAAACAAAACCTACAGATGGCTGTTTTTAGGAGGAACTTTTGCGGTACTTTTAGCAACAATGTTATTGTTTTTTACAAACTCTGTTGCAGTAAAAATGTTGCCTTTCGATAACAAAAATGAGTTTCAGGTAGTTATCGATATGCCAGAAGGAACCACTTTAGAGAGAACTGCAGTGGTAGCGAAAGAAATATCGTTGTTTTTAGCAACCAGACCAGAAGTAGTAAATTTTCAAAACTATATTGGTACTTCTGCTCCAATTACGTTCAATGGCTTGGTGCGTCATTACGATTTACGTGGAGGGAGTAATATGGCAGATATTCAGGTAAATTTAATAGATAAATCTCAAAGAAGCATTCAAAGTCATGACATCGCAAAACTATTAAGGCCAGAAATTCAAAAAATTGCTCAGAAGTTTAATGCAAATGTAAAATTGGTAGAAGTGCCGCCAGGACCACCAGTTTTGTCTACTATTGTTGCAGAAGTTTACGGGCCAAATTATGATGAGCAAATAAATATTGCCAATCAAGTACAGCAAATATTGCAAAACACAAACGATGTGGTAGATATCGATTGGATGGTAGAAGCCGATAGAACAGAGTATGTATTTAACATAAACAAAGAAAAAGCAATGTTGTATGGTGTTGCCCCACAGCAAATTAGTTACACACTAAATATGGCTTTATCCAATACTGCAATAACTACTTTATATGACGAAAATGCTGTGCATCAGGTAGGTTTAATATTGTCTTTAGAGGAAAAAGAGAAAGCGTCAATTTCTGCTATTTCTCAATTAAAAGTTACATCAGAGTTAGGTATTATGGTACCTATTTCTGATTTAGTAACCATAGAAGAAGTACCATCGGCTAAAAGTATTTATCGTAAAAATCAGCAACGAGTAGTGTATGTATTGGCAGACATGGCTGGAGAGTTAGAGAGTCCGGCGTATGCTATTTTGGGTATGGATAAAAAGCTCAAAGAAGTAATTTTGCCAAAAGGATATACACTAAGTGAAATGTATATGGGACAGCCAGAGCAAGAAGATAACTATACTGTAAAATGGGACGGTGAATGGCAAATTACGCTAGAGGTTTTTAGAGATTTAGGAATTGCTTTTTTAGGAGCATTAATTTTAATTTATATTTTAATTGTAGGTTGGTTTCAAAATTTTAAAGCGCCAATAGTAATGATGGTTGCTGTGCCTTTGTCTTTAATAGGTATTGTGCTAGGACACTGGGTTATGGGAGCATTTTTTACGGCTACTTCTTTTATAGGTATGATTGCTTTAGCGGGTATTATGGTTAGAAACTCGGTGTTATTAATCGACTTTATAAATTTAAGAACCGCCGAAGGCATTCCTTTAAAGCAAGCGGCAATAGAGGCTGGAGCCGTTAGAACTACCCCAATTTTATTAACTGCAGGAACTGTAGTAATTGGAGCATTTGTAATTTTATTTGATCCAATTTTTCAGGGCTTAGCAATTTCATTAATGGGAGGTACTATAGTTTCTACTGTACTTACTTTACTAGTTGTTCCATTAGTGTATTATATGATAGAAAAGAAAAATTTTAAATAA